The following proteins come from a genomic window of Varunaivibrio sulfuroxidans:
- a CDS encoding adenylosuccinate synthase, producing MANVVVVGSQWGDEGKGKIVDWLSERADVVVRFQGGHNAGHTLVIGNVTYKLHILPSGIVRKGTLSVIGNGVVLDPVNFLDEIEQLRAQGVSIDTNNLVVAENAPLILPLHANLDQAREEALGNAKIGTTGRGIGPAYEDKIARRAIRAGDLADRDLVVAKVDKLLFHHNALMRGYGRTELTRDEIVEPLMALAPKILPYVGTVWKILDEARKAGKRILYEGAQGTMLDIDHGTYPFVTSSNVVAGQAAIGSGQGPSAIDYVLGITKAYTTRVGSGPFPTELHDDVGQGLGERGHEFGTTTGRPRRCGWFDAVLVRQAVKVNGINGIALTKLDVLDGMDELKVCVGYRLGDVVLDHLPASSVEQEKVVPVYESLQGWRETTRGARTWADLPATAVKYIKRIEELIEAPVALLSISPERDDTILVYDPFTD from the coding sequence ATGGCTAACGTCGTAGTTGTCGGCTCTCAGTGGGGTGACGAGGGCAAAGGAAAAATCGTGGACTGGCTGTCCGAACGGGCCGACGTCGTCGTGCGCTTTCAAGGGGGGCACAACGCCGGGCACACGCTGGTTATCGGCAATGTCACGTACAAACTACACATCCTGCCCTCGGGTATCGTGCGTAAAGGCACGCTGTCGGTCATCGGCAATGGCGTCGTACTCGACCCCGTCAATTTTCTGGACGAGATCGAACAACTGCGCGCCCAGGGGGTCAGCATCGACACCAACAATCTGGTCGTCGCCGAAAACGCGCCGCTCATCCTGCCGCTGCACGCCAATCTCGATCAGGCCCGAGAAGAGGCCCTGGGCAACGCCAAAATCGGCACCACGGGGCGGGGCATCGGACCGGCGTACGAGGATAAAATCGCCCGCCGCGCGATCCGCGCCGGGGATCTGGCCGATCGCGACCTGGTCGTCGCCAAGGTGGATAAGCTGTTGTTCCACCACAACGCCCTAATGCGCGGCTATGGACGCACGGAATTGACCCGCGATGAAATCGTCGAACCGCTGATGGCGCTGGCCCCTAAAATTCTGCCTTACGTCGGCACGGTGTGGAAAATTCTCGACGAAGCGCGCAAGGCCGGGAAGCGTATCCTGTACGAAGGCGCGCAGGGCACCATGCTGGATATCGACCATGGAACGTACCCGTTCGTCACCTCGTCAAACGTCGTCGCCGGGCAAGCCGCGATCGGCTCCGGGCAAGGGCCCAGCGCCATCGATTATGTCCTTGGGATCACCAAGGCCTACACCACGCGGGTCGGATCGGGGCCGTTTCCGACCGAATTGCACGACGACGTCGGCCAGGGGCTGGGCGAACGCGGCCACGAATTCGGCACCACGACGGGGCGTCCACGGCGCTGCGGGTGGTTCGACGCCGTACTCGTGCGCCAAGCGGTCAAAGTCAACGGCATCAACGGCATCGCCCTGACGAAGCTGGACGTCCTCGACGGCATGGACGAACTAAAGGTATGTGTCGGCTATCGTCTCGGAGACGTCGTCCTGGACCACCTTCCCGCCTCCAGCGTCGAGCAGGAGAAAGTCGTCCCGGTGTACGAAAGCCTGCAAGGATGGCGCGAAACCACCCGCGGCGCACGGACTTGGGCCGATCTTCCGGCGACTGCGGTCAAATACATCAAACGCATCGAGGAATTGATCGAGGCCCCGGTGGCGCTGTTGTCGATCAGCCCCGAGCGTGACGACACCATCTTGGTTTACGACCCGTTCACCGACTGA
- a CDS encoding ATP phosphoribosyltransferase regulatory subunit, translating into MTFDAEKALLPTGMCDGLPPEAAKEAACVERLMTAFAAWGYARVKPPLFEFEDSLLSGSGRTMATHAFRFADPASGRMLALRPDMTLQVARIASTRLKTAPRPLRLGYAGQIVRIKGSQLRPERQFGQVGAELIGVATPDADAEVILMAIESLAGIGVGALSVDLGMPTLVPAFCDDMQIAEAHRHDLRLALDRKDSAAVHALKDRIGADSARVLGAMLTATGPIERTLDALRALDLPEKAALERDRLETVARIVAAGAPDLEITADPVENRGFEYHSGVTFAFFSRAAGAELGRGGRYRTDDANGGEAATGLTLYMDTILTMMPPPPETKRIFLPAGTARDAARTLRTQGWQTISDLDGGGADHPDFTSSERETGTTADKARHMGCSHFWLNGTAVEI; encoded by the coding sequence ATGACCTTCGATGCCGAAAAAGCCCTCCTCCCCACCGGAATGTGTGATGGCCTGCCGCCGGAAGCCGCCAAGGAAGCCGCCTGTGTAGAGCGCTTGATGACGGCGTTTGCCGCCTGGGGGTACGCCCGGGTCAAGCCGCCGCTGTTCGAATTTGAAGACAGCCTGCTTTCGGGAAGCGGTCGGACGATGGCGACCCATGCTTTTCGTTTCGCCGACCCGGCCTCCGGGCGAATGCTCGCCCTGCGCCCTGATATGACCCTGCAGGTCGCCCGGATCGCCTCGACACGCCTGAAAACCGCGCCGCGCCCTCTTCGCCTGGGATACGCCGGACAAATCGTGCGCATCAAGGGGTCGCAGCTGCGCCCCGAACGCCAGTTCGGCCAAGTCGGCGCGGAATTGATTGGGGTCGCCACCCCCGACGCCGACGCCGAAGTCATTTTAATGGCGATCGAGTCCCTAGCCGGTATCGGCGTCGGCGCCCTCAGCGTCGATCTCGGCATGCCGACCCTGGTCCCCGCTTTTTGCGACGACATGCAAATCGCCGAGGCCCATCGCCACGACTTGCGCCTAGCGCTGGATCGCAAGGATAGCGCCGCGGTCCATGCTCTTAAAGACCGCATCGGCGCCGACAGCGCCCGCGTTTTGGGCGCCATGCTGACCGCCACCGGACCTATCGAACGCACGTTGGACGCCTTGCGCGCCCTCGATCTTCCCGAAAAGGCCGCGCTTGAGCGCGACCGCCTGGAGACCGTCGCCCGGATCGTTGCGGCCGGGGCGCCGGACCTGGAAATTACCGCCGATCCGGTGGAAAATCGCGGCTTTGAATACCACAGCGGCGTCACCTTCGCCTTTTTTTCCCGCGCTGCGGGGGCCGAATTGGGACGCGGCGGACGTTACCGAACCGATGACGCCAACGGGGGCGAAGCGGCGACGGGGCTAACCTTATACATGGACACCATTTTGACCATGATGCCGCCGCCGCCCGAAACGAAACGTATTTTCCTGCCCGCCGGAACCGCCCGCGACGCCGCCCGAACACTGCGAACGCAAGGATGGCAAACGATCTCCGATCTTGACGGTGGCGGGGCCGACCATCCCGATTTTACCAGCTCCGAGCGCGAAACCGGAACGACGGCCGACAAGGCGCGACACATGGGCTGTTCACATTTTTGGCTAAACGGGACGGCGGTGGAAATTTAA
- a CDS encoding M1 family metallopeptidase, whose product MGKKQNKTGRAIALLAIFLGGAGALFAIVTPAWAAVLSLAPHHDIVLTLTPATHHLSARDTVTLDGSGTLTFYLSDLFVLEGVRLDGTGVAVQRSGDAIRIRSGGNARHTVEFRYQGRLPAITIDALNGFALSPQGGYLSEGWFPRASDAPFTYDVSVSTPLPNKAVAPGTIIHETQSGGRYRATFRTSVPTRTLTVFTGPYQIAEKQLAIARAEKTAPSGKKPVQSDIALRTYFTPQIAPLAGDYLDFTARYIQRYVRQIGPYPFTGFDIVSGPLPVGLGFSGLTYIGTDVLKLPFIRYTSLGHEILHNWWGNAVGVDYAHGNWAEGLTTFMADYAFASERSANGARDMRLEWLRNYAALPKGRDRPAVDFVAKNHDASQIVGYDKVAFFFVMLRAQIGNKAFDRAIRLFWRDNRFKTARWADLQSAFERASGQKLAYFFDQWLHRAGAPSFVIDAPYVRKESNGYRVSFVLRQGGTPYRVRLPVVVATKDGAHRFTVTANRDGERFALDVPSQPTSLAIDPNFEVFRRLSPGEATPILRDVTLSPHSEALVVGTAPDLITQARALGAALLGPDAPIRSAAPYAASGVLPAVPLVLIGALSEITPFIETLGIPPLPPRYARKGAAWAWATRAPGGQPIVVVSARSAQALGEIVRALPHYRRRGYVVFDGARVIETGNWPVKPGAHKVLLAPPAKG is encoded by the coding sequence GTGGGCAAGAAACAAAACAAAACGGGTAGAGCGATCGCCCTCCTCGCGATTTTCCTCGGCGGCGCCGGCGCGCTTTTCGCCATCGTCACACCGGCGTGGGCCGCCGTCCTATCTTTGGCGCCGCATCACGACATCGTACTCACCCTCACGCCCGCAACCCACCATTTGAGCGCGCGCGACACCGTAACCTTGGATGGCTCGGGAACACTGACCTTTTATCTGTCGGACCTTTTTGTCCTCGAAGGGGTTCGCCTGGACGGAACCGGCGTCGCGGTCCAGCGTAGTGGCGACGCGATTCGCATCCGTAGCGGCGGCAATGCCCGCCATACCGTGGAGTTTCGCTACCAAGGCCGCTTACCCGCGATCACCATCGACGCCCTCAACGGCTTCGCCCTATCCCCTCAAGGCGGTTACCTGTCCGAAGGCTGGTTCCCCCGCGCCTCCGACGCGCCGTTCACTTACGACGTCAGTGTCAGTACGCCTCTGCCGAACAAGGCGGTCGCCCCCGGAACCATCATTCATGAAACGCAAAGCGGTGGGCGTTATCGGGCGACTTTTCGCACGAGCGTCCCAACCCGCACCCTGACGGTATTCACCGGACCTTACCAAATCGCCGAAAAACAACTGGCGATCGCGCGCGCCGAAAAAACCGCGCCGTCGGGGAAAAAACCGGTCCAAAGCGATATCGCGCTCAGGACCTATTTCACGCCGCAAATTGCGCCCCTGGCGGGCGATTATCTCGACTTTACCGCACGCTATATCCAACGCTATGTCCGACAAATCGGCCCCTACCCTTTCACCGGCTTCGACATCGTTTCCGGCCCTCTACCGGTGGGTTTGGGGTTTTCTGGGCTGACTTACATCGGCACCGACGTTCTGAAGCTGCCCTTTATTCGCTATACCTCGCTGGGCCACGAGATTTTACACAACTGGTGGGGCAACGCGGTCGGCGTCGATTACGCCCACGGCAACTGGGCCGAGGGGTTGACCACCTTCATGGCCGATTACGCCTTTGCGTCGGAACGTTCCGCGAACGGCGCGCGCGATATGCGCCTCGAATGGTTGCGCAATTATGCCGCCCTACCAAAGGGACGCGATCGCCCGGCGGTCGATTTCGTCGCCAAGAATCATGACGCGTCCCAAATCGTGGGGTATGACAAGGTCGCTTTTTTCTTTGTCATGCTGCGCGCGCAAATCGGCAACAAGGCCTTCGATCGCGCCATCCGTCTGTTCTGGCGGGACAACCGCTTCAAGACGGCGCGCTGGGCCGATTTACAAAGCGCTTTCGAGCGCGCCTCCGGGCAAAAACTTGCTTACTTCTTCGATCAATGGCTGCATCGCGCGGGCGCGCCGTCGTTCGTCATCGACGCGCCCTATGTCCGCAAGGAGAGTAACGGCTACCGGGTGTCCTTTGTCCTGCGCCAAGGCGGTACGCCCTACCGTGTTCGACTGCCGGTCGTGGTCGCCACCAAGGACGGCGCGCACCGTTTTACCGTCACGGCGAATCGGGACGGCGAGCGGTTCGCCCTGGACGTCCCCTCCCAACCCACAAGTTTAGCGATCGACCCGAATTTTGAGGTTTTTCGCCGCCTATCTCCGGGCGAAGCGACGCCAATTTTGCGTGACGTGACCCTAAGCCCCCATAGCGAGGCCCTGGTTGTCGGAACCGCACCGGACCTGATCACACAAGCCCGCGCCCTCGGCGCGGCTTTACTGGGACCCGACGCCCCAATTCGGAGCGCCGCGCCTTACGCCGCAAGCGGCGTCTTGCCCGCCGTCCCGCTGGTGCTGATCGGCGCACTTTCCGAGATCACGCCTTTTATCGAAACTCTAGGGATCCCGCCGCTTCCCCCTCGCTACGCCCGCAAGGGCGCCGCCTGGGCGTGGGCCACCCGCGCCCCCGGCGGGCAACCCATCGTCGTCGTCAGCGCGCGCTCCGCCCAGGCCTTGGGCGAGATCGTTCGCGCCCTACCGCATTACCGCCGCCGAGGGTATGTCGTGTTCGACGGCGCACGGGTCATCGAAACCGGCAATTGGCCCGTCAAACCCGGCGCGCACAAGGTCCTGTTGGCCCCACCCGCCAAGGGATAA
- a CDS encoding ChaN family lipoprotein: MPQKKRVFSFAARSPIAAAIAGAPSWVGRAVGGALLFILALPGVAPAHGEAVKDVSCVPPARWMSPTTGNVIEETKLIGAMAQESVVLLGETHDNRDHHRWQLYTMAALYAVHPDMVIAFEAFPRRVQPVLDRWVHGDLSESAFLRRSEWNTVWRFDPSLYMPLFQFARMHRIPMVAMNVDRALIGAINRKGVGGVPPKDREGIGLPAPPAPQYRAILKTVFDQHDAAQHPKKTKSPPHAPAADHSGKNSRFDHFVAAQLTWDRAMAEAISRARHGAAKPLVIAIAGRGHLEYGYGIAHQLKALGVADVATLIPWDPNRPCAALKSHDRAIADAVFGLPSHPEDPHPDKPKLGVLIAPAPKGAPAGVKVEDVVAGSVGAVGGIHKGDIIVAAAGRPTKDVETLIATIRAQAPGTWLPLKVFRAGATMTIIAKFPAHPGGTADTPKPTGR, encoded by the coding sequence GTGCCGCAAAAAAAACGCGTCTTTTCCTTCGCCGCCCGTTCACCTATCGCCGCCGCAATCGCGGGCGCGCCCTCGTGGGTCGGACGCGCGGTGGGCGGCGCACTTCTTTTCATCCTCGCCCTTCCGGGCGTAGCGCCGGCGCATGGCGAGGCGGTCAAGGACGTCTCTTGCGTCCCCCCCGCGCGGTGGATGTCCCCGACGACGGGGAACGTCATCGAAGAAACGAAACTGATCGGCGCCATGGCCCAAGAATCCGTGGTTTTATTGGGTGAGACCCACGACAACCGCGACCACCACCGTTGGCAGTTGTACACCATGGCCGCCCTGTACGCGGTTCATCCCGACATGGTTATCGCCTTCGAGGCGTTTCCCCGCCGGGTGCAGCCCGTGCTCGATCGTTGGGTGCACGGGGACCTCAGCGAGAGCGCGTTCCTCCGCCGGAGCGAATGGAACACGGTGTGGCGTTTCGACCCAAGCCTGTATATGCCGTTATTTCAGTTCGCGCGCATGCATCGCATTCCCATGGTGGCGATGAACGTCGATCGTGCCTTGATCGGCGCCATCAACCGGAAAGGCGTCGGAGGCGTCCCCCCCAAGGACCGCGAGGGCATCGGCCTTCCCGCGCCCCCCGCGCCGCAATACCGCGCCATACTGAAGACCGTTTTCGACCAACACGATGCGGCGCAACACCCCAAAAAAACAAAATCCCCCCCTCACGCCCCGGCGGCGGACCACAGCGGTAAAAATTCCCGCTTCGATCACTTTGTCGCCGCCCAACTCACCTGGGACAGGGCCATGGCCGAGGCCATATCCCGGGCGCGACACGGCGCCGCCAAACCCCTGGTGATCGCCATCGCGGGACGGGGGCACCTTGAATACGGATACGGCATCGCCCATCAACTCAAGGCGTTGGGCGTGGCCGACGTCGCCACGCTGATTCCATGGGACCCCAATCGCCCCTGCGCCGCACTCAAGAGCCACGACCGCGCCATAGCCGACGCCGTGTTCGGGCTTCCTTCCCACCCCGAAGATCCCCATCCCGACAAGCCTAAATTGGGCGTATTGATCGCCCCGGCGCCGAAAGGAGCACCGGCGGGGGTAAAGGTCGAAGACGTCGTCGCCGGGTCCGTCGGCGCGGTGGGCGGAATTCACAAGGGCGATATCATCGTCGCCGCCGCGGGCCGTCCGACCAAGGATGTCGAAACCCTAATCGCCACCATCCGGGCCCAGGCGCCGGGAACATGGCTGCCGCTGAAGGTGTTCCGTGCGGGGGCGACGATGACCATCATCGCCAAATTCCCCGCCCATCCCGGCGGAACCGCGGACACACCGAAGCCTACCGGGCGATGA
- a CDS encoding Crp/Fnr family transcriptional regulator: MSEAGTGNLAKIQLLASLNADEMESVNKACRWKLYAAGEQIIDQHSESQDVFFVVEGRVRIVNYSLSGREVTFDDLDAGSHFGELAAIDGLPRSASVLALENSLIAALGPEHFGAVLSRHPSIAVKVMRHLAHLVRTATARIMDLSTLGANNRVHADVLRLALLVADDNNTARISPIPVHSDIASRVSTTRETVARVMNDLARKGIVERGKNFLIVKDVARLQDMVDEVRGD, translated from the coding sequence GTGAGCGAAGCCGGAACAGGAAACCTTGCCAAAATTCAACTGCTGGCCAGTTTGAATGCCGATGAAATGGAGTCCGTCAATAAGGCTTGCCGATGGAAACTCTATGCCGCCGGCGAGCAGATTATCGACCAACACAGCGAAAGTCAGGATGTCTTCTTTGTCGTCGAGGGGCGGGTTCGGATCGTAAATTATTCATTATCGGGACGCGAAGTTACGTTCGATGACCTGGATGCAGGCAGTCATTTCGGTGAATTGGCGGCGATCGACGGCCTGCCGCGCTCAGCCAGCGTGTTGGCCTTGGAAAATTCTCTAATCGCCGCGCTCGGTCCCGAACACTTTGGCGCGGTGTTGTCGCGTCATCCGTCGATCGCCGTCAAGGTGATGCGCCACTTGGCGCATTTGGTGCGTACGGCGACGGCCCGGATCATGGATTTATCGACCCTGGGCGCCAACAATAGGGTGCATGCCGATGTGTTGCGCCTCGCATTGCTTGTCGCCGATGATAACAATACGGCGCGTATTTCACCCATTCCCGTTCACAGCGATATCGCGAGTCGGGTGTCCACCACCCGTGAAACCGTGGCCCGGGTGATGAACGATCTGGCGCGCAAGGGGATTGTCGAACGGGGTAAAAATTTCCTGATCGTCAAGGATGTCGCCCGTCTTCAGGACATGGTTGACGAAGTGCGTGGCGATTGA
- a CDS encoding response regulator, with product MTKTILIVEDNDLNMKLFNDLLQAHGYDTVQTKDGRDAVNLAREHRPDLILMDIQLPEISGLEITKILKADDELKGIPVIAVTAFAMKGDEEKIREGGCEGYIAKPISVPNFLETLSKFLN from the coding sequence ATGACAAAGACGATCCTGATCGTTGAGGATAACGACCTTAACATGAAGTTGTTCAATGATCTGTTGCAGGCCCATGGTTATGACACAGTTCAAACCAAAGATGGTCGTGACGCCGTTAATTTGGCCCGTGAACATAGGCCCGACCTAATCTTGATGGATATTCAACTGCCTGAAATATCGGGTCTTGAAATTACCAAGATACTTAAGGCCGACGATGAATTGAAGGGTATCCCCGTGATCGCCGTTACCGCGTTCGCGATGAAGGGCGACGAGGAAAAGATTCGCGAAGGCGGGTGTGAAGGTTATATCGCCAAGCCGATCTCGGTGCCCAACTTCCTCGAAACGCTGTCGAAATTCTTGAATTGA
- the rpmG gene encoding 50S ribosomal protein L33 produces the protein MAKPNTILIKLVSTADTGYFYVTKKNPRTSTEKLSFRKYDPVARKHVLFKESKIK, from the coding sequence ATGGCAAAGCCAAATACCATTCTCATTAAACTGGTCAGCACGGCCGACACCGGCTATTTTTACGTGACCAAGAAAAACCCCCGCACCTCGACCGAGAAACTGTCGTTTCGCAAATACGATCCGGTGGCGCGTAAGCACGTCCTTTTCAAAGAATCCAAGATTAAATAA
- the rnr gene encoding ribonuclease R — MTPSSHKPAPFPSKREILDFIAQSPSNAGKREIARAFRLDGEQKMRLKKVLREMQDEGLLQKGRGRRFAEPGSLPAVTVLEIGDLDIDGDVIARPLTWNTDDGPPPLIYMAPERRGQSALGIGDRVLARLTRIEDAADGRLAYEGRTIRRISAQPSEVLGVFKPDESGGGGRLLPTNKRVKHEFIVSSDHAADARPGDLVRAEILPGRPLGLRRARVVERLSPTGPQAISLIAIHEYDIPHVFSIEAVTQAEKAKAAPLGKREDLRKAPIITIDGADARDFDDGVFAEPDPDPANPGGWKLIVAIADVAWYVRPGDALDRDAYGRGNSVYFPDRVVPMLPEALSNGWCSLRPDGDRPCLCAHMTIDADGALKKHHFTRALIRSHARTTYEQVQGAMDGAPDETTAPLLEGVIRPLYGAYRALWTAREKRGVLDLDLPERKVVLDDAGNVARIENRVRLDSHKLIEEFMILANVAAAQTLEKSGLPCMYRIHDEPSREKLDALRQFLDGVNIPLAKGQVIRSTQFNAILERARDTPYAQMVNDVVLRSQAQAEYSPDNIGHFGLALARYSHFTSPIRRYSDLLVHRALIRALKLGDGGLEDAPKDFADIGVHLSQTERRAAGAERGAVDRFTALFLADRVGSTFSGRINGVTRFGLFVTLDDSGADGLVPIRTLPDDYYVHDETHHRLKGRKNGIEYRLGQKVEVVLVEADPVTGGMVMRLSDDEEPPQGTPRKINDGKPGRESRPTRPGAKKSHAKGKGKGKKTTTAKIKAKIKAKGASKAARRRAANTAPTKPTP, encoded by the coding sequence TTGACTCCTTCTTCGCATAAACCCGCGCCGTTCCCCAGCAAGCGGGAAATTCTCGACTTTATCGCGCAATCTCCATCCAATGCCGGAAAACGGGAAATCGCGCGCGCCTTTCGCCTCGACGGCGAACAGAAAATGCGCCTGAAAAAAGTGCTGCGCGAGATGCAGGACGAGGGTCTGCTGCAAAAGGGGCGCGGGCGGCGTTTCGCCGAACCGGGCAGCCTGCCCGCCGTCACCGTTCTCGAGATCGGCGATCTGGATATCGACGGCGACGTCATCGCCCGGCCACTGACCTGGAACACCGACGACGGTCCGCCGCCACTGATTTACATGGCGCCCGAACGGCGCGGGCAATCGGCCCTGGGCATCGGCGATCGGGTGCTCGCGCGCCTGACGCGCATTGAGGACGCCGCCGACGGACGCCTCGCCTACGAGGGCCGCACGATCCGACGCATCAGCGCCCAACCATCGGAGGTTTTGGGCGTTTTCAAGCCCGATGAAAGCGGTGGCGGTGGCCGCCTTCTGCCCACCAACAAACGCGTCAAACATGAATTCATCGTCAGTTCGGATCACGCCGCCGACGCCCGGCCGGGCGATTTGGTGCGCGCCGAAATTTTACCTGGACGGCCCTTGGGGCTGCGCCGGGCGCGCGTTGTCGAGCGCCTGTCGCCGACCGGCCCGCAGGCGATCAGCCTGATCGCGATCCATGAATACGACATCCCCCACGTCTTTTCGATCGAGGCGGTCACCCAGGCCGAAAAGGCCAAGGCCGCGCCGCTGGGCAAGCGCGAGGATTTACGCAAGGCGCCGATCATCACCATCGACGGCGCCGACGCGCGCGACTTCGACGATGGCGTCTTCGCCGAACCCGACCCCGATCCCGCCAACCCGGGGGGCTGGAAACTAATCGTCGCGATCGCCGATGTCGCGTGGTATGTGCGCCCGGGCGACGCCCTCGACCGTGACGCCTATGGGCGGGGAAATTCGGTTTATTTTCCCGACCGGGTGGTGCCGATGCTGCCCGAGGCGTTGTCCAACGGCTGGTGCTCGCTACGTCCCGACGGGGACCGCCCCTGCCTGTGCGCGCACATGACCATCGACGCCGACGGGGCGCTGAAAAAGCACCATTTCACCCGGGCGCTGATCCGCTCGCACGCCCGCACCACGTACGAGCAGGTGCAAGGCGCGATGGACGGCGCACCCGACGAAACCACCGCGCCCTTGTTGGAAGGCGTGATCCGTCCGCTCTACGGCGCCTACCGGGCGCTGTGGACGGCGCGTGAAAAGCGCGGCGTGCTCGATCTCGACCTGCCCGAACGCAAGGTCGTCCTCGACGACGCGGGCAATGTGGCGCGGATCGAAAATCGAGTCCGCCTGGACAGCCACAAGCTGATCGAGGAATTCATGATCCTGGCCAACGTGGCGGCGGCGCAAACCTTGGAAAAAAGCGGCCTGCCGTGCATGTACCGCATCCACGACGAACCGAGCCGGGAAAAGCTCGACGCCCTGCGCCAGTTCCTGGACGGCGTCAATATTCCCCTCGCCAAGGGCCAGGTGATCCGCTCCACCCAGTTCAACGCGATCTTGGAGCGCGCCAGGGACACCCCCTACGCCCAAATGGTCAACGACGTCGTCCTGCGCTCTCAGGCCCAGGCCGAATACAGCCCCGACAATATCGGCCATTTCGGACTCGCCCTGGCGCGCTATAGCCACTTCACCTCGCCGATCCGGCGCTACAGCGACCTTTTGGTTCACCGCGCCCTAATCCGCGCCCTCAAGCTGGGCGACGGCGGGCTTGAGGACGCGCCCAAGGACTTCGCCGACATCGGCGTCCACCTGTCGCAAACGGAACGGCGCGCCGCCGGGGCCGAACGGGGCGCGGTGGACCGCTTCACCGCGTTGTTCCTCGCCGACCGTGTCGGCTCGACCTTCAGTGGGCGGATCAACGGCGTCACCCGTTTCGGCCTGTTCGTCACCCTCGACGACAGCGGCGCCGACGGCCTCGTGCCGATCCGCACCCTGCCCGACGATTACTATGTCCACGACGAAACCCACCACCGCCTGAAGGGACGTAAAAACGGCATTGAATATCGCCTGGGACAAAAGGTGGAGGTCGTACTCGTCGAAGCCGATCCGGTAACCGGCGGCATGGTGATGCGCCTGTCGGACGACGAAGAGCCGCCACAAGGAACGCCCCGAAAAATAAACGATGGAAAACCGGGCCGAGAAAGCCGCCCCACGCGTCCCGGCGCAAAGAAAAGCCACGCCAAGGGCAAGGGCAAGGGGAAAAAGACGACCACGGCCAAGATCAAGGCTAAAATCAAGGCCAAGGGCGCATCCAAGGCCGCCCGGCGGCGCGCCGCCAATACCGCACCGACAAAACCAACCCCCTGA